DNA sequence from the Salmo trutta chromosome 28, fSalTru1.1, whole genome shotgun sequence genome:
TAGGTCCTTTCAGTCTAACCCAGAGACATATATGTCTAACTCTGGTCTAACCCCTTGAGTTTGAATGTAGGTGAAAGTAGTGCCAGAGGTGGAAAATGGAATTTAAAAAAAGTCACTGAATTTGTGTGAACCCACCAATATAAAATCAAAATAGTTTCTCTCCCCATTTCCACCCCTGTCTATAGAGCTTTCAGGAAACAAATATAAGCACTTTTTAATTCATGCTAAGACTAGACTCCATATGTTGGGGGGGTTGAATTTTATTTTGGGAATTTTTGCACTTTATGTCCAGTTTGGACCTGGTCAATGACATGCTTGAGGTTTACCCCTTTGTTTGGTTTGTGTATTTTCCAAATCGTCACATTTTACCTGAGTTGCACCACTACGGTCTCATATAGACTATTCCATAGCCTCTATGAACATGTTTTTGACTAAGACCATGAGGTAGTcaatgtatttactgtatgtcaAGGATGATATTATAAAGCATCTAAATATCTCCAGATGGTTATGTAGCAGAATATCAGTTCAGATTTAATAGCAATACCAGATCACTGTATTTCACATTTTGAGTTAACAGTCctttatttaaataaaatgaaaGTCCATGCATGCAAAAATTGATTCATgggacattttagaataaagtccTATAAAAATTACAGAATGAGTTTTGTCTCTGACAACAAACACTTTGTAAAGCTACATTTTGAATTGTGAGGATGCTTTTAATAAACACTGGATGTAGTGTAAAAGACATATCCAAAGATTATAATAAAGTGTTAGTGTTTGAACTTGGTGTTTCATTGAGTCCCTAGCGTTGATAGCAAAATAATGTGTTTCATTATCTAGCAAAGATTGTACGctgataaataaaatatatttcccATCACCCCACCCCCCTTTTATTGCCTAGAACGTAATTGTCTGTCAGAGAGATCTGACTGTGCACAGATCTCCAATCATATAAACATGAAAGCATAGGTCAAAACACTGGCCAATTGCCTGTCGAGTCAATCCATGTACTTAATAGATCTGTGGAACTGTAAACGCAACCCAAAAAACAAGCCCCGGAATCCAGAAGCTGAAATCAAAAGTCGCCAACCACTACGCCGTTATATCTATTGAAAGTATGCTGTCTCTTTTGAAAACGAGTCGAATTGACATTCGGGGAACGTTACGGCGGTCATGCATAAGAATTACCGATACTTTTTCTGAAGTTTCAGCAGTGTGCAACAAGACACTTGACAGGCGACGTCCATGTTTCACCCCTACACGACTTTGCTCAGGAAAGCGCTACAATGTCCCCCCAAGCGCCGAATTTGTAGCGAGGGTCTCTGGAATTGCTACAATGGGCAAGTTACCTTACCAAGAGACCGCAGATGGACTTGATGCAGCATTTGTTGGTGTTCCAATCGATACTGGTACTTCCAACCGACCTGGGACAAGGTAGCCTACTTCTGCACTGATCTATGCAAatactgtacaatactgtacTCGTACGAGCATAGCAGGCTGTACTAATTTATTTGAAATCCATTATCACATTTGCAGTAGATGTacatttttaccttttattttcTGTAACAAATTGAGTCATATTTGTACATTGTAGTATAATGTACACATTTAATTTATGAATGAATCTAGTGATTGTTCAGTTGTGAGCATGTGTCAAACTAATTCTGATTGTTACAACCAATGTTATTTAAAAGTAGGACAATGCATGGTCCTTTACAGATTTGGCCCCCGTCAGATCAGAGCCGAGTCGGCCTTGTTGAGGGCCTATAACAGTGGCACCCGGGCAGCCCCCTATGAGTCTCTGATGGTGGCTGATATTGGGGACGTCAACGTCAACGTGTATGACCTAAAGGACACCTGCAGACGAATCCGGGAGGCCTACCGTACAATCCTGGCCACAGGCTGTATCCCCCTTACTATGGGTGAGGAGGAGTACCCATTTCTACACTATGCAATCTGAGATGTGAGGAAAGGGATTTTGGACATTATAGCAAATGCCTACTAACTACATTTCAGCAGTGATCGATATTCCTTTCAGATGTGCCTCAAAACAACACCTGCTTCTTCTTTCTCCTCGTCACACATTTAGGCTAACGTTGAATGATTAATCTTTGCTCTGCTTATGAACCTTCCTGACAATTATAGTACAAAGGTTACTGTCACAAAGTTTTGTCATGACACACTAAAGTTAAGATGTATGTTTAACTGGATAGGATACATTTTATTCGTTATTTTAACAGGTGGTGATCACACCATAGCATACCCTATTCTCCAAGCAGTTGCTGAGAAGTAAGTAGTGTATCAGTAGCCCTACATTTGTAAAATGCCAGAATGACTAGAATACATTCAGGGCCAGTTTCCTGGGCAGATTAAAGGACAGGtttgcaattttttttaatgtagatGACACGTTATAGAAGTGTTCAGACT
Encoded proteins:
- the agmat gene encoding guanidino acid hydrolase, mitochondrial produces the protein MLSLLKTSRIDIRGTLRRSCIRITDTFSEVSAVCNKTLDRRRPCFTPTRLCSGKRYNVPPSAEFVARVSGIATMGKLPYQETADGLDAAFVGVPIDTGTSNRPGTRFGPRQIRAESALLRAYNSGTRAAPYESLMVADIGDVNVNVYDLKDTCRRIREAYRTILATGCIPLTMGGDHTIAYPILQAVAEKHGPVGLIHVDAHADTSDVVLGEKIGHGTPFRRCVEEGLLDCKRVVQIGLRGTGYSPDAYEWSRAQGFRVVQVEECWFKSLAPLMSAVRTQMGTGPVYLSFDIDALDPAFAPGTGTPEIAGLTSIQGLEIIRGCHGLNLVGCDLVEVSPPYDTTGNTALTAANLLFEMMCVLPKTKYYD